The following is a genomic window from Devosia neptuniae.
TCCTCGGGCCACGCCTATTTCACCCTCAAGGACGAGAATGCCTCGATCGACGCGGTGGTGTGGAAGGGCAATTATGCCAAGCTGACCTTCAAGCCCGAAGAAGGGCTCGAAGTGATCGCCACCGGGCGGCTGACCACTTTCCCGCGCTCCTCGAAATACCAGATCGTCATCGACAATATCGAGCCCGCCGGTGCCGGCGCCCTGATGGCGCTGCTCGAAGAGCGCCGCAAGAAGCTGCTGGCCGAGGGCCTCTTCGCGCGCGAGCGCAAGCGCGACCTGCCCTATCTGCCGCGCGTCATTGGCGTCGTCACTTCGCCCACCGGCGCAGTGATCCGCGATATCCTGCATCGCCTCAATGACCGCTTCCCCAGCCATGTGCTGGTCTGGCCCGTGCGGGTGCAGGGCGATACCTGCGCGCCCGAAGTGGTCAATGCCATCGAGGGCTTCAACGCGCTGCTGCCCAATGGCCCCATTCCGCGCCCCGATATTCTGATCGTGGCGCGCGGCGGTGGCTCCATCGAGGATCTGTGGGGCTTCAACGAAGAAGCCGTGGTGCGCGCCGTGGCCGCCAGCGCCATCCCGATCATTTCGGCCGTGGGCCACGAAACCGATACGACGCTGATCGACTATGCCTCGGACATGCGCGCACCCACCCCCACCGCCGCCGCCGAAGCGGCCGTGCCGGTGCGGGCCGAACTGATCGGCTATGTCGACGATCTCGGCGGTCGCCAGCGCCAGGCCGCACGGCGGCTGACGTTGAGCGCCCGCGACCGGTTGCGCGCCGCGACCGCAGGTCTGCCCCGCCCGGCAGATCTGGTCGCCACCCAGCGCCAGCGCCTCGATCACGCGGCGAGCAATCTGGGCGCGGCCCTGCGCCATTCGGTGCAGGCCCAGCGCGTGCATCTCTCCCGGGTCGAGCCGCGCCTCGTGCCGCAATTGCTGGCGCGCCGCCGGCTCGAAATGGCCGAGCGGCTGGGCAATCTGGAGATGCGCAGCAATGCCGGCCTGCGTAAAACCGTCGAGCGCGCCCGGCTCACTCATGATCCCCGCGCGGAGCGGCTGGCCAATGCGGCCGTGCGGCTGGTTGAACGCAAGCGCGCTTTGCTCGACGCCATCGGCCCCAAGCTTTCGCCCAATGCCCTGCGCGCCGAATTGCGCCATTCGCGCAGCCAGTTGGCCCCGCTGGCGGCAAACCTGCTCACCAGCGTCACCCAGGCCATGGCCGACCGGCGCTCCGCCCTCAGCCAATCGTCCAAGCTGCTGCTCTCGCTCAGCTATAAAAGCGTGCTGGCGCGCGGCTATGCCGTGATCAAGGACGAGGAGGGCAATCTGGTGCAGGATAAGTCTGCGCTTTCGCCGGGCGACGCGGTCGCAATCGAGTTTGCCGATGGCGCCGTGGGCGCTACTATAGCGGGCAGCCCGGTCATCAAAAAGAAACCGCGTCCACCATCGGATGGCGGCACGCAGGAAAGCCTCTTTTGAGCCGGTGATTTCATCGCTATATCCAGAGACGGACTGTCAGGAATTCAGCCATGAACATTTTCGACAAAGGCTTTGCTCCCTCAGAAGCGGTGATCCGCTATCTCGATGGAGACTATGTCGTGCTCAAGCCCGGCAGCTTTGTGCGCTGCGCCATTTCCGGCAAGCCGATCCCGGTGGATGAATTGACCTATTGGAACGTCGACCGGCAGGAGGCCTATGCCGATGCGGCCAATGCCCATGCGGCGTTCGAGCGGTACGGCATCGGAGCCTGATCGTGGCGGAAGCGTCAGTCCGCCTACGATATCTCTTTATTTCCAACGGGCATGGCGAGGATTGGATCTCCGCCGCGATCGTGGCGCGTTTGCCCAAATGGATCGAGGCGGAAGCCTATCCGATGATCGGGGCCGGCAATGCCTATGCCAATGTGTGCCGCATTGTCGGGCCGCGGGCGTCGCTGGCCTCCGAAGGCTGGCGCAATGTGAAGGGCTCGCTGCGGCGGGATCTCGCTACCGGCGGGTTGCGCACCGTGCCCCCTGCCCTCTCATTCCTGCGCAAGATGCGCGGCAAATATGATCGCGTCGTCGTGGTAGGGGATATGGTGGGGGTGCTGGCGTGCCTGGGTACCGGCCATCGTGACCTGATTTATCTCGATGTCTACAAGACCGGCGCGGCCCGGCTCTATTCCGTCCCCGAGCGCTGGGCCATCAAGCGCGCCTGTGCCACCGTGTTCTGCCGCAGCGATAACCTCGCGCGCACGCTGGAGCATATCGGCGTCGATGCCCGCTGCGCCGGCAATATCATGATGGACACGATCCCCAGTGGGGACTACGACGCCCGCGCCCGCCGCACCAAATCCACAGCCGTCACGCTCCTGCCAGGCAGCCGCGCGCTGACCGCCGAGAGCTTTGCGCTGCAGGTCGATGGCCTGCGCACCCTGCCGCCCGACTTGCGGCCCGATATTTTCCTTGCCGTAGCCGGCAGTATCAATGTCGATGACCTCGCCAAAAAAACCGGCCTGCGCCGCACCTCCATGCTGAGCGCGGAATCCGCGGATCTGGGTGAATTGTCCGATGGCACACTGACCATCCACATGGCCAAAGGCAGCGCCATGGGTAATCTCTTGGCGGCGTCCGATCTCGTGCTGTCGCAAGCCGGCACCGCGACAGTGCAGGCGCTCGGCCTGGGCAAGCCCGCCATCACCGTGGTCAATCCCCGCGACCGCCGCTCACGCTTTACCGACGAACAAATGCTGTTTGGTGAAGCCCGCACCGTGGTGCCGGACGAACCGGCCGCCATCGGAGCCGCCCTGCGCCATCTGCTCCAAGATGACAGCGAACGCCGGCGCCTCGCCAAAATCGGCCGCGAACGCATTGGCGGTCCGGGCGCAATCCATGCTGTGCTCGATCGGTTGATGGAGCAGTAGGCCCCTCCCGTCTAAAGGAAGAGACCCCTCATCCGCCCCTGCGGGGCACCTTCTCCCTCAAGAGGAGAAGGGAGGCTTGCGCCAAGGGAGCCACGATGCCACCCCTCTCCCCTTGAGGGAGAGGGACAGTAATTTCTTCGTTCAGAAGAAATTACAGGGTGAGGGGTTGGGAGCCACCGCCGCTAATATGACCTACTTCTTATCCGTCTCCGGATCGAGCAGCCGGTGCAGATGCACGATGAAATACCGCGTTTGCGCGCTATCGACCGTCAATTGCGCCTTCTGCCGCCACACCGCGAAAGCTGCAGCGTAGTTCGGATAGACGCCGACAATGTCGACCTTGTCGAGATCGGCAAAGGTGACGTCCTCGATGCTGGACAGTTCGCCGCCGATAACGAGGTGCAGAAGTTGCTTATTGGGTGCTTCTTTGTCGGCCATTTGGCGCTCCGTCAGGTCAGTGTCGTTTGCTGCGGCGTCTCGGTTTCGCTGGGACAGCCATAAACCTTGATCAGGGCCGCATGCACGAGCGGTTTTAGGCTCATGTCGCCAAGCGCCGCAAGCGCCCCGTGGCGCGTATCTCGCTTGTTAAATTGTGGGAACCCGCTGCACACATCGGCAAAGCCGATCCCGGTTTCATCCAGGATCAGTGCCGCCGCCGCAATATCCCAATCCTGGCTGCCCCGCCGCGACACGGCGGCATCCAGCTTGCCGGTCGCCACCTGTACCAGCCGGTAGGCGAGCGAGGGATACATCGGCCCACGCGAATAATGCAGGCCCGCCGATTGCATCTCCTGATGCACCGCGCCCGGCGCCGGGATCAATGGCGGCGCGCCAGCCCGGCGGCTACGCACAATGGGCTTGCCATTCAGCCGCGCCCCGCCACCTTTAATGGCGTCATACATTTCGTCCCGCACGGGCGCGTAAACCACCCCGGCCACCGGCACGCCGTTTTCGACCACCGCCAGCGACACCGTCCAGCTATCCTCGCCACGCAGGAAGCCGCGCGTGCCATCGATTGGGTCAACGACAAACACCCGCTCGCAATCCAGCCGGGATGGATTGTCGGCGGTTTCCTCGCTGAGCCAGCCATAGCTTGGCCGCGCCGCCAGCAATGACGCGGCCAGATACCGGTCGACCAATATGTCGGCTTCGCTCACCGGGGAGTCATGGTCCTTGGTCCAGCTCTTTACATCGCGACGAAAAAAGCCGCTGGCAATAATGCCTGCTGCCACCGCTGAAGAGCGGAGCAGTTCAAGATCATCACTATAGATACTGGGAGGAAGCGTCATTTTCCCCGCGCTTTTAGGCTGGCCGCCGGTTTTGAACAAGGCCAGTGCGAACACATTGCTTCGAGCGCTCGGGATAAGTGCTTAGGACGGCGGCATAATTGACGGTCCCGGCGCTCAAATCGGGCTGGTTAACAGTCCCATTCCACAATCGGTTAATCGCTCCCTACACCGAGTCAGGTCCTGCTAACCCTCTCGGAAAACAAGATAAACTTAACCGAACCGATTAAGGAGGCGGCTAAGGGGACGCGCTAAGGTGGGGTCATAAAAGAGAGCGCAAAAAACAGCTCTTGAAGTTGACAGGTATAAGGCGGAACAAAAATGGTTCATGGCGTTGCGATGGAAGGTTCATCGGTCGTTCTGGCGTTCGGCAAGCCGGCAATAGCAGATCGCCGCTTCGTGGCCGCCAATGACAATGGTCCCAAAGACCCGGTCAAAACCGTCACCGTTCGCAGAATGCTCGAACAGAGCGGCGTTTCGATCAAGATCAAGGTGCCCGTCACCGAGTTCATCGGCGTGGCCGTGGCGACCGCGATTTCCGAAGAAGGCGTGTTGATGAGCTCGATCGAGCTGGTCCATTCCGATAGCGAGCTCAACTACCGCGTGTTCGAGGAACAGGGCAATCACAACGTCGTCGCCGAATGGCAGAACTGGGGCAAGAAGCTCCGCCTGCCGCTGTTCATCAAGGCCGGCGATGGCCAATACATGCCCTATAGCCAGCAGGTCGATGGCGTCATGCTGGGCAGCTCGGCCAGCCGCCGCAAACTCGCCGCCGAAGCCAACCGTCGCCCCCGCTTCCTCAATCGCCGCAAGCCCGGCCAGAGCGAAGCCAACTAATCAGCTACTGCCTCCAAAGCACGACAAAGGGGTTAGCCGGTGGTGCGGCCAGCCCCTTTGTCGTTTTTTTTGGCCCTCGGGGTGGCACGACCTCGTCCTTCGACAGGCTCAGGATGAGGTCTACTGATTGGCATGCGGTCTAAAAGTAGACCTCATGGTGAGCCTGTCGAACCACGAGGTCGTGGCACAGTCTACCAAACCCACTCCGCCAGCAGCGCCAGCACCAGCGCAATCCCCACATAATGGTTGAGCTTGAACCGCGCCGCCGGGTTCTCCGGCACTTTGCCGTCCAGCGTCCAGACCTGCCAGGCCAGCAATCCCCCTGCGACCAGCGAGAGGAAAAAGAACACCAACCCCGCCCCCGCCATGATCGCCCCGACGAGCCACAGCAGATAAGCTCCGGCATAAAACCCGCCCACAATTGGGCGCGTCTTGCTGCCGAACAGGCGCGCCGTGGATTTAACCCCGATCAGCGCATCATCCTCGATATCCTGCAGCGCATAGATGGTGTCATAGCCGATGACCCACATTATCGTGCCGAAATAGACCAGCAGGATCGCCACCGAAAAGCCGCCGGTCTGGCTGCTCCAGCCCACCAGCGCACCATAGGAAAAGGCCAGCCCCAAAAACGCCTGCGGCCACCACGTCACCCGCTTCATGAAGGGATAAATCGCCACCAGCACCAGCGAAGCCACGCCGGCGATGACGGTGAAGCGATTGAACTGGAACAGCACAATCGCGCCCAGCAGCGCCTGCGCCACGAGAAAAATCAGCGCCTGCTTGGCTGTGACCTGCCCTGAAGGAATGGGCCGCGAGCGGGTGCGCGCCACCTGCATATCGATGTCGCGATCGACAATGTCGTTAAACGTACACCCCGCGCCGCGCATCAAAGCCGCGCCGATAAACATCAGGACACAGGCGATCCAGTCAAAGCCCCGCGCCGGATTGGCCACCGCCGCCAGCGCCAGCCCCCAGGTGCAGGGCCAGAACAGCAACCAGATGCCGATCGGCCGATCCCACCGCGCCAGCCGCGCATAGGGCTTGAGCCAATCGGGGGCATAGCGATCCACCCAATTGCCCGATTGGGCATCGGCGACTGTGCCGGGGACGGGATTTGGTTGGTCAGTATTGCTCATCGCAGCTCTCGACACTGTGCCACGACCGCCTCCTTCGTCCTTCAGAAGGCTCAGGATGAGGTCTGTTGCTAACTCCGTTGCAGGTCTACTGCGTTCGCCGCGTTTAGAGTAGACCTCATGGTGAGCTTGTCGAACCACGAGGTCGTGGCACATTGCCACTTTGCCCATGCCCCGCACCCACGCTTCCCTACCGCGCCTCCACATCGAACCGGACCTTGCCGCCAATGCCCAACTCACACTGGGCAAGGACCAATCGCTCTATCTCGCCGCCGTTTTGCGCAAAAGCGTGGGCGATGAGGTCGTGCTGTTCAATGGCCGCGACGGGGCGTGGCTGGCCCGCCTCGCCAGCGATTCCAAAAAATCGGTGACGCTTGATCTGGTCGAACAGATCGCGCCGCAGACCCCGGTTTCCGATCTTTGGTATGGTTTTGCCCCGCTCAAGACCGAGCGACTGGATTATGTGGTGCAAAAGGCCGTCGAGATGGGCGCCGGCGTCATCCAGCCTGTCCTGACCAAGTTCACCCAGGTCAGCCGCCTCAAGCATGAAAAGCTGGTCGCCAATGCCATCGAGGCCGCCGAGCAATGCGAAGTGCTGAGCGTTCCCAGGGTCGCCGCCGAGATCACGCTGGACCGCCTGATCGATGGCTGGGCCACAGAACAAGGCGAACGCAAGCTGATCCTCGCCGATGAAAGCGCCGCCTCAGCCTCCCCGCTTGAGACTCTCACGGCCCTCCGCGGCCAGCCCATCGGCGTGTTGATCGGCCCCGAAGGCGGCTTTTCCGACGACGAGCGCATGAAGCTGCGCGCTCAAAACTTTGTCATTCCAGTCAGCCTCGGCCCCCGCATTCTGCGCGCCGACACCGCTGCCGTGGCCGCTTTGGCCGTGATTCAAGCGACCATCGGTGATTGGCGATAAAAGCCGATTGCTTTCGGCTTGCGCCTCGCTATGTTCGCGCCCAACAATGACCCCCTCATCGCAAGAGGACTTTAATGGCCGGCGCCGACACATATTCGCCCCTGATTGAATCGCGGGCCGACCTCATCGACGGCATGGCGCGGGGCAATAAGCCTGCCGAGCAATGGCGCATCGGCACCGAGCACGAAAAGCACGTGTTCCACACCAATCCGCTCCGCCCAGTTGCTTACGAGGGTCCAAACGGCGTTCGCGCCCTGCTCGACGGCGTTGCCGAACGCACCGGCTGGGAGCCCTTTTTCGACGAGGGCAATCCCATCGGCCTGTGGGACAAGGACGCGCATGGCGGCATTTCGCTCGAGCCGGGCGGGCAGTTCGAGCTCTCCGGCGCGCCGCAGCCGGACCTGCATGCCACCGCCGCGGAGACCGCCGAGCATATGCGCGTGGTCAAGGAGGTCGGCGCCCCGCTCGACATTCATTTCCTGGGCCTGGGTGTCACCCCGCTCTGGAGCGTGCCCGAAATCGAGGTCATGCCCAAATCGCGCTATGGCATCATGGCGCCCTATATGGACAAGGTCGGCACGCTGGGCACCTCAATGATGTTCCGCTCCGCCACGGTACAGACCAATCTCGATTTTTCGAGCGAAGCCGACATGGTCAAGAAGTTCCGTGTCTCGCTAGCCCTGCAGCCAGTGGCCACCGCGCTGTTTGCCAATTCGCCCTTCGTCGATGGCAAGGATAGCGGCTATCTCAGCTTCCGCAGCCATATCTGGCTCAATACCGACAATGCCCGCACCGGCATGCTGCCCTTCGTGTTCGAAGAAGGCTTCGGCTTCGAGCAATATGCCGATTATGCGCTGGATGTGCCGATGTATTTCGTCCTTCGGGATGGCCATTACATCAACGTCGCCGGCGAGAGTTTCCGCGCCTTCCTCGAAGGCAAGCTGCCGCAACTGCCCGGCGAAAAGCCGACACGACGCGACTGGAACTACCATCTGGGCACCATTTTCCCTGAAGTGCGCCTCAAGCAATTCCTCGAAATGCGTGGCGCCGATATGGGCGACGAGAAATCCGTCACCGCGCTTTCGGCCTTCTGGGTCGGGCTGCTCTATGACGATGTCTCCCTCGAAGCCGCCTATGAGTTGATCCAGCCCTGGACCGACGAAGAACGCGAGCACATGCGCCGCGAAGTCCCCCGCCTGGGCCTCAATACCCCGCATGACCGCTCCAATCTCTACGACATCGCCGCCCAGGCCGTCGGCATTGCCGAAGCGGGCCTCGTCCGCCGCAACCGCCGCAACGCCAAGGGCCAGGACGAGACCATCCACCTCGCCCCCCTCGAAGAAACCATCCGCCTCGCCAAATCCCCGGCCGAACGCTGGCTCGAGAAATTCCACGGCGAATGGAATGGCGATCTGACCCGGATTTTCAAAGAAGCCGAGATGTAATTTTTGCCTATTTGCCGCTGAGGCAAGGCAAGGGCACCCAGCCCCATCTCCACCACGGTGTCATTCCGGCGAAGGCCGGAATCCATGCTGAAGACCATCCCCAAGCTGGATGTATGCGGCGCACCACGGACCTGGATCCCGGCCTCCGCCGGGATGACATCGGGGGTGGGATATATTTTGCACAAACCATCCCCACCCACCGTTCTCCCTCGGGCCCGACCCGAGGGCCATTCCCCACCCGGCACAAGCGGCGAGCGGCCCTCGGATCAAGTCCGAGGGTGACCCGGTGGTTGGAATGGGATTGAGAACCCCTTGCCTCCCCGCTCTATCTCGTGCATCACCCCGCCCATAGCGGCGGAGGGCAAGCATGCGGGTTCTGGTCATTGGTAGCGGTGGGCGCGAACATGCCCTGGCGTGGAAAATCGCGCAGTCCCCCAAGCTCACCAAACTCTTCATCGCGCCGGGCAATGGCGGCACCGCAGAGGTCGCCAAAAACCTAGCGGTCGATATCACCAACCATGACGCGGTGATCGCCCTCTGCCACCAGCACGCAATCGATTTCGTGGTCGTCGGCCCCGATGCCCAGGTCGTGGCCGGCCTCGGCGATGACCTCCGCGCCGCCGGCTTCGCCTGTTTCTGCCCCTCCAAAGCTGCCGGCCAGCTCGAAGGCTCCAAGGGCTTTACCAAGGCCCTCTGCGACGAGATGGACATCCCCACCGCCGCCTATGGCCGCTTTGACACTGAAGCCGCCGCGCTGGCCCACATCTACGCAAATGGCGCGCCCATCGTGATCAAGGCCGATGGCCTGGCCGCCGGCAAGGGCGTCACGGTCGCGATGAGCGTCGAGGAAGCCGAAGAGGCCGTGATCGATTGCTTTGCCGGCGCCTTTGGCGCTTCGGGCGCGGAAGTCGTGATCGAGGAGTTCATGGAGGGCGAGGAAGTCAGCCTTTTCGTGCTCTGCGATGGCACCAATATTCTCCCCCTGACCACCGCACAGGATCACAAGCGAGCCTTTGATGGCGATACCGGCCCCAATACCGGCGGCATGGGCGCCTATTCGCCCGCCGATGTGATGACGATCGAGCAATATGACGACGCCATGGCCCGCATCATCGAGCCGACCGTGCGGGGCCTTGCCGCGCGCGGCACCCCGTATCAGGGCGTGCTCTATGCCGGGCTGATGCTCACTGCCGACGGGCCCAAGCTCGTCGAATACAATGCCCGCTTCGGCGACCCCGAAACGCAGGCCATGATGATACGGCTCGAGAGCGACCTACTGGAGTTGCTGTTTGCCACCGCAACCGGCGCGCTGGCGGGCCAGCATGTGGTCTGGAAAGACCAATATGCCGTTACCGTCATCATGGCGACCAATGGCTATCCCGGCGATTACGGCAAGGGCAGCGAAATCAAAAACGCCGAGGGCCTGAATACACCGGACCTGCATGTCTTTCATGCGGGAACGCGCCGCGAGGGCCAGCGTTTACTTGCTGCCGGCGGGCGCGTGCTGAATGTCACCGCGCTGGGCTCGACCGTAAAAGAGGCGCAGCAGCGTGCTTACGCAGGCGTGGATCAGATTATTTGGCCAGAGGGCTTTTGCCGCCGAGATATCGGCTGGCGGCAGATTGCCCGCGAATTCACCACATCGGCGTGAACCCTTTCGCAATCCCGGCGACCTACCCTATCTTTCCGAGCAGAAGCCGCCGACGCGCCCGCTAGTCCCCATCCAGCTCCGGGGTCAGGCACTGGCGGATCGGCTTCGCCCGGATGGCAAGGAGCGGGCCAGAGTGAGCACCACAGCCGGACCACGCATCGGAGTAGCCCTGGGCGGCGGGTCGGCACGCGGGCTGACCCATATTCCCTATATCGAGGCGATGGACGAGCTGGGGATCAAACCTGCCGTGATCGCCGGCACCTCGATCGGCGCGCTGATCGGGGCGGGCTGGGCCGCCGGCATGACCGGGGCGGAATTGCGCGAGCATTCCTTCAAGGTGCTGGGCACCATGAAAATCATCGCCACCAAGCTCTGGGCCACCCAGATCCGCGGCATTAGCGGCATTCTCAAGAAC
Proteins encoded in this region:
- the xseA gene encoding exodeoxyribonuclease VII large subunit; translation: MSDALTNAAEFTVSEIAQAVKRTVEDEFGHVRVRGEISGYRGQHSSGHAYFTLKDENASIDAVVWKGNYAKLTFKPEEGLEVIATGRLTTFPRSSKYQIVIDNIEPAGAGALMALLEERRKKLLAEGLFARERKRDLPYLPRVIGVVTSPTGAVIRDILHRLNDRFPSHVLVWPVRVQGDTCAPEVVNAIEGFNALLPNGPIPRPDILIVARGGGSIEDLWGFNEEAVVRAVAASAIPIISAVGHETDTTLIDYASDMRAPTPTAAAEAAVPVRAELIGYVDDLGGRQRQAARRLTLSARDRLRAATAGLPRPADLVATQRQRLDHAASNLGAALRHSVQAQRVHLSRVEPRLVPQLLARRRLEMAERLGNLEMRSNAGLRKTVERARLTHDPRAERLANAAVRLVERKRALLDAIGPKLSPNALRAELRHSRSQLAPLAANLLTSVTQAMADRRSALSQSSKLLLSLSYKSVLARGYAVIKDEEGNLVQDKSALSPGDAVAIEFADGAVGATIAGSPVIKKKPRPPSDGGTQESLF
- a CDS encoding DUF2093 domain-containing protein: MNIFDKGFAPSEAVIRYLDGDYVVLKPGSFVRCAISGKPIPVDELTYWNVDRQEAYADAANAHAAFERYGIGA
- a CDS encoding glycosyltransferase gives rise to the protein MAEASVRLRYLFISNGHGEDWISAAIVARLPKWIEAEAYPMIGAGNAYANVCRIVGPRASLASEGWRNVKGSLRRDLATGGLRTVPPALSFLRKMRGKYDRVVVVGDMVGVLACLGTGHRDLIYLDVYKTGAARLYSVPERWAIKRACATVFCRSDNLARTLEHIGVDARCAGNIMMDTIPSGDYDARARRTKSTAVTLLPGSRALTAESFALQVDGLRTLPPDLRPDIFLAVAGSINVDDLAKKTGLRRTSMLSAESADLGELSDGTLTIHMAKGSAMGNLLAASDLVLSQAGTATVQALGLGKPAITVVNPRDRRSRFTDEQMLFGEARTVVPDEPAAIGAALRHLLQDDSERRRLAKIGRERIGGPGAIHAVLDRLMEQ
- a CDS encoding DUF4170 domain-containing protein; protein product: MADKEAPNKQLLHLVIGGELSSIEDVTFADLDKVDIVGVYPNYAAAFAVWRQKAQLTVDSAQTRYFIVHLHRLLDPETDKK
- a CDS encoding 3'(2'),5'-bisphosphate nucleotidase CysQ, with amino-acid sequence MTLPPSIYSDDLELLRSSAVAAGIIASGFFRRDVKSWTKDHDSPVSEADILVDRYLAASLLAARPSYGWLSEETADNPSRLDCERVFVVDPIDGTRGFLRGEDSWTVSLAVVENGVPVAGVVYAPVRDEMYDAIKGGGARLNGKPIVRSRRAGAPPLIPAPGAVHQEMQSAGLHYSRGPMYPSLAYRLVQVATGKLDAAVSRRGSQDWDIAAAALILDETGIGFADVCSGFPQFNKRDTRHGALAALGDMSLKPLVHAALIKVYGCPSETETPQQTTLT
- a CDS encoding DUF6101 family protein — protein: MVHGVAMEGSSVVLAFGKPAIADRRFVAANDNGPKDPVKTVTVRRMLEQSGVSIKIKVPVTEFIGVAVATAISEEGVLMSSIELVHSDSELNYRVFEEQGNHNVVAEWQNWGKKLRLPLFIKAGDGQYMPYSQQVDGVMLGSSASRRKLAAEANRRPRFLNRRKPGQSEAN
- the ubiA gene encoding 4-hydroxybenzoate octaprenyltransferase, whose product is MSNTDQPNPVPGTVADAQSGNWVDRYAPDWLKPYARLARWDRPIGIWLLFWPCTWGLALAAVANPARGFDWIACVLMFIGAALMRGAGCTFNDIVDRDIDMQVARTRSRPIPSGQVTAKQALIFLVAQALLGAIVLFQFNRFTVIAGVASLVLVAIYPFMKRVTWWPQAFLGLAFSYGALVGWSSQTGGFSVAILLVYFGTIMWVIGYDTIYALQDIEDDALIGVKSTARLFGSKTRPIVGGFYAGAYLLWLVGAIMAGAGLVFFFLSLVAGGLLAWQVWTLDGKVPENPAARFKLNHYVGIALVLALLAEWVW
- a CDS encoding 16S rRNA (uracil(1498)-N(3))-methyltransferase; this encodes MPRTHASLPRLHIEPDLAANAQLTLGKDQSLYLAAVLRKSVGDEVVLFNGRDGAWLARLASDSKKSVTLDLVEQIAPQTPVSDLWYGFAPLKTERLDYVVQKAVEMGAGVIQPVLTKFTQVSRLKHEKLVANAIEAAEQCEVLSVPRVAAEITLDRLIDGWATEQGERKLILADESAASASPLETLTALRGQPIGVLIGPEGGFSDDERMKLRAQNFVIPVSLGPRILRADTAAVAALAVIQATIGDWR
- a CDS encoding glutamate--cysteine ligase, with product MAGADTYSPLIESRADLIDGMARGNKPAEQWRIGTEHEKHVFHTNPLRPVAYEGPNGVRALLDGVAERTGWEPFFDEGNPIGLWDKDAHGGISLEPGGQFELSGAPQPDLHATAAETAEHMRVVKEVGAPLDIHFLGLGVTPLWSVPEIEVMPKSRYGIMAPYMDKVGTLGTSMMFRSATVQTNLDFSSEADMVKKFRVSLALQPVATALFANSPFVDGKDSGYLSFRSHIWLNTDNARTGMLPFVFEEGFGFEQYADYALDVPMYFVLRDGHYINVAGESFRAFLEGKLPQLPGEKPTRRDWNYHLGTIFPEVRLKQFLEMRGADMGDEKSVTALSAFWVGLLYDDVSLEAAYELIQPWTDEEREHMRREVPRLGLNTPHDRSNLYDIAAQAVGIAEAGLVRRNRRNAKGQDETIHLAPLEETIRLAKSPAERWLEKFHGEWNGDLTRIFKEAEM
- the purD gene encoding phosphoribosylamine--glycine ligase, with product MRVLVIGSGGREHALAWKIAQSPKLTKLFIAPGNGGTAEVAKNLAVDITNHDAVIALCHQHAIDFVVVGPDAQVVAGLGDDLRAAGFACFCPSKAAGQLEGSKGFTKALCDEMDIPTAAYGRFDTEAAALAHIYANGAPIVIKADGLAAGKGVTVAMSVEEAEEAVIDCFAGAFGASGAEVVIEEFMEGEEVSLFVLCDGTNILPLTTAQDHKRAFDGDTGPNTGGMGAYSPADVMTIEQYDDAMARIIEPTVRGLAARGTPYQGVLYAGLMLTADGPKLVEYNARFGDPETQAMMIRLESDLLELLFATATGALAGQHVVWKDQYAVTVIMATNGYPGDYGKGSEIKNAEGLNTPDLHVFHAGTRREGQRLLAAGGRVLNVTALGSTVKEAQQRAYAGVDQIIWPEGFCRRDIGWRQIAREFTTSA